In Phragmites australis chromosome 24, lpPhrAust1.1, whole genome shotgun sequence, the following are encoded in one genomic region:
- the LOC133906943 gene encoding peroxidase A2-like isoform X1, translating into MASSSPRASAAAVAGVLVVAALCLHGAVAQLCEDYYDCTCPDAYNIVKRVLIDAHKSDIRIYASLTRLHFHDCFVQGCDGSLLLDGVPGVINSEKGAPPNNNSARGFPVVDAVKTALEQACPGVVSCADILALAAEISVELSGGPRWGVLLGRLDSKTADFNGASNLPSPFDNLTVLEGKFKAVGLNNVDLVALSGARARIYIPSCTYRCIYDLHVRLLLLTVRTLVHLKYVCTGAHTFGRVQCQFVTGRLYNFSGTNRPDPTLDSAYRAFLSQRCPINGNGSALNDLDPTTPNTFDKNYYTNLEANRGFLNSDQELKSSPQAQGVTAPIVDRFASSQDAFFSNFAQSMINMGNIKPLTDPSKGQIRTNCRKVNAS; encoded by the exons ATGGCTTCCTCAAGTCCTCGtgcttccgccgccgccgtcgccggcgtgcTGGTGGTGGCCGCGCTGTGCCTCCACGGCGCCGTGGCGCAGCTGTGCGAGGACTACTACGACTGCACGTGCCCTGACGCCTACAACATCGTGAAGCGGGTCCTCATCGACGCGCACAAGTCGGACATTCGCATCTACGCCAGCCTCACCCGCCTCCATTTCCACGACTGCTTTGTCCAG GGCTGCGACGGGTCGCTGCTGCTGGACGGCGTGCCGGGGGTGATCAACTCGGAGAAGGGCGCGCCGCCCAACAACAATTCGGCGCGGGGGTTCCCGGTGGTGGACGCCGTCAAGACGGCGCTGGAGCAGGCCTGCCCCGGtgtcgtctcctgcgccgacatcCTCGCCCTCGCCGCAGAGATCTCCGTCGAGCTG TCCGGAGGGCCTAGGTGGGGTGTGCTGCTGGGGAGACTGGACAGCAAGACTGCCGACTTCAACGGCGCCAGCAACCTGCCGTCACCCTTCGACAACCTCACCGTGCTCGAGGGCAAGTTCAAGGCTGTCGGCCTCAACAACGTCGACCTCGTCGCCCTCTCTGGTGCGCGCGCGCGTATATATATACCATCCTGTACATATCGATGCATATATGATCTCCACGTACGGCTTCTTTTACTAACTGTACGTACGTTGGTACATCTGAAATATGTGTGCACAGGGGCCCATACGTTTGGCCGTGTACAATGCCAATTCGTCACGGGCCGGCTCTACAACTTTAGCGGGACGAACCGGCCTGACCCGACCCTAGACTCGGCTTACCGGGCTTTCCTATCGCAAAGGTGCCCCATAAACGGCAACGGTTCTGCTCTGAACGACCTCGATCCAACGACACCAAACACCTTCGACAAGAACTACTATACAAATCTTGAGGCGAACCGGGGGTTCCTCAACTCCGACCAGGAGCTCAAGTCGTCGCCCCAAGCGCAGGGCGTCACGGCACCCATCGTCGACCGGTTTGCGAGCAGCCAGGATGCCTTCTTCAGCAACTTTGCACAGTCCATGATCAACATGGGGAACATTAAGCCGTTGACAGACCCCTCCAAAGGACAAATCCGGACCAACTGCAGAAAGGTCAATGCAAGCTAG
- the LOC133906943 gene encoding peroxidase A2-like isoform X2, whose amino-acid sequence MASSSPRASAAAVAGVLVVAALCLHGAVAQLCEDYYDCTCPDAYNIVKRVLIDAHKSDIRIYASLTRLHFHDCFVQGCDGSLLLDGVPGVINSEKGAPPNNNSARGFPVVDAVKTALEQACPGVVSCADILALAAEISVELSGGPRWGVLLGRLDSKTADFNGASNLPSPFDNLTVLEGKFKAVGLNNVDLVALSGAHTFGRVQCQFVTGRLYNFSGTNRPDPTLDSAYRAFLSQRCPINGNGSALNDLDPTTPNTFDKNYYTNLEANRGFLNSDQELKSSPQAQGVTAPIVDRFASSQDAFFSNFAQSMINMGNIKPLTDPSKGQIRTNCRKVNAS is encoded by the exons ATGGCTTCCTCAAGTCCTCGtgcttccgccgccgccgtcgccggcgtgcTGGTGGTGGCCGCGCTGTGCCTCCACGGCGCCGTGGCGCAGCTGTGCGAGGACTACTACGACTGCACGTGCCCTGACGCCTACAACATCGTGAAGCGGGTCCTCATCGACGCGCACAAGTCGGACATTCGCATCTACGCCAGCCTCACCCGCCTCCATTTCCACGACTGCTTTGTCCAG GGCTGCGACGGGTCGCTGCTGCTGGACGGCGTGCCGGGGGTGATCAACTCGGAGAAGGGCGCGCCGCCCAACAACAATTCGGCGCGGGGGTTCCCGGTGGTGGACGCCGTCAAGACGGCGCTGGAGCAGGCCTGCCCCGGtgtcgtctcctgcgccgacatcCTCGCCCTCGCCGCAGAGATCTCCGTCGAGCTG TCCGGAGGGCCTAGGTGGGGTGTGCTGCTGGGGAGACTGGACAGCAAGACTGCCGACTTCAACGGCGCCAGCAACCTGCCGTCACCCTTCGACAACCTCACCGTGCTCGAGGGCAAGTTCAAGGCTGTCGGCCTCAACAACGTCGACCTCGTCGCCCTCTCTG GGGCCCATACGTTTGGCCGTGTACAATGCCAATTCGTCACGGGCCGGCTCTACAACTTTAGCGGGACGAACCGGCCTGACCCGACCCTAGACTCGGCTTACCGGGCTTTCCTATCGCAAAGGTGCCCCATAAACGGCAACGGTTCTGCTCTGAACGACCTCGATCCAACGACACCAAACACCTTCGACAAGAACTACTATACAAATCTTGAGGCGAACCGGGGGTTCCTCAACTCCGACCAGGAGCTCAAGTCGTCGCCCCAAGCGCAGGGCGTCACGGCACCCATCGTCGACCGGTTTGCGAGCAGCCAGGATGCCTTCTTCAGCAACTTTGCACAGTCCATGATCAACATGGGGAACATTAAGCCGTTGACAGACCCCTCCAAAGGACAAATCCGGACCAACTGCAGAAAGGTCAATGCAAGCTAG